In Helianthus annuus cultivar XRQ/B chromosome 9, HanXRQr2.0-SUNRISE, whole genome shotgun sequence, the following are encoded in one genomic region:
- the LOC110877801 gene encoding serine/threonine protein phosphatase 2A 57 kDa regulatory subunit B' beta isoform, with the protein MFSDRRSQSTRMFKIIKGKKKGLKQEAIEPPPGPNVSSDVTVNHASRAAVVSEQQPSSARSQAVTISSAPSQPGVVEVLPMLKDVPMAERHVLFLKKVHICSYMFDLSAPLKNVTEKEIKRQNLMELIDLVQSGSSKMNEIMQDEMVKMISLNIFRCLPPQSHENSGTENLDPEEDDMYLDPSWPHLQLVYELLLKYVVSSDTDTKVAKRYINHSFVLNLLDLFDTEDPREREYLKTILHRVYGKFMVHRPFIRKAINNIFYRFIFETERHPGISELLEILGSIINGFAIPMKEEHKLFLSRALIPLHKPKSINLYHQQLSYCITQFVEKDYKLADIVIKGLLKYWPVTNCAKEILFLGELEEVLDATQPAEFQRCMVPLFRRIGCCINSPHFQVAERALFLWNNERVVSLIALNRPVILPIIFESLERNVQGHWNQTINELTANVRRMFMEMDPELFEDCQTQYMDKEATLNEKSKQRELTWKKLESIASPPE; encoded by the exons ATGTTTTCCGATCGCAGATCTCAATCAACAAG GATGTTTAAGATTATTAAGGGGAAGAAGAAGGGTTTGAAACAAGAAGCTATAGAACCACCACCGGGACCTAATGTTTCGTCTGATGTGACTGTAAACCATGCGTCTCGTGCAGCTGTTGTCAGTGAGCAACAGCCTAGTAGCGCCAGGTCACAGGCTGTCACCATATCGTCGGCTCCATCACAACCTGGGGTGGTTGAGGTATTACCTATGTTGAAAGATGTCCCCATGGCGGAACGGCATGTTTTGTTTCTGAAAAAGGTGCACATCTGTTCGTATATGTTTGATTTATCGGCTCCGTTGAAGAATGTCACGGAGAAAGAGATTAAACGGCAGAACCTTATGGAGCTTATTGATTTGGTTCAGTCAGGTTCGAGTAAGATGAATGAAATCATGCAGGACGAGATGGTTAAAATGATATCTTTGAACATATTTCGTTGTTTGCCGCCTCAGTCGCACGAAAATTCAGGAACTGAAAATCTTGATCCGGAAGAAGATGATATGTATTTGGATCCCTCCTGGCCACATTTACAACTTGTTTACGAATTGCTTTTGAAATACGTGGTATCATCCGACACTGATACTAAAGTGGCCAAAAGATACATTAATCATTCATTCGTGTTAAACTTGCTCGACCTATTCGATACAGAAGATCCACGGGAGCGTGAGTATTTGAAGACCATACTACATCGTGTATATGGTAAATTCATGGTTCATCGTCCCTTTATACGGAAGGCGATAAATAATATCTTTTATAGATTTATATTTGAAACCGAAAGGCACCCTGGTATCAGTGAATTGTTGGAGATTCTTGGAAGTATAATAAACGGTTTTGCAATACCAATGAAGGAAGAACATAAGTTGTTTCTTTCGCGGGCTCTTATACCACTTCACAAACCCAAGTCCATTAATTTATATCATCAACAGTTGTCTTACTGCATAACGCAGTTTGTTGAAAAGGATTATAAGTTGGCTGATATTGTTATTAAAGGGTTATTGAAGTACTGGCCTGTTACAAATTGTGCTAAAGAAATCCTTTTTCTTGGAGAATTAGAAGAAGTGTTGGATGCTACTCAACCTGCGGAGTTCCAACGATGCATGGTTCCTCTTTTTAGAAGGATTGGATGCTGCATAAATAGCCCTCATTTCCAG GTTGCCGAACGTGCGCTGTTTTTATGGAACAATGAACGAGTCGTGAGCTTAATCGCACTTAACAGACCTGTCATTTTACCAATAATATTTGAATCATTAGAAAGAAACGTACAAGGTCACTGGAATCAAACAATCAATGAATTAACCGCAAATGTCAGAAGAATGTTCATGGAAATGGACCCTGAGCTCTTTGAAGATTGCCAGACTCAATATATGGATAAAGAAGCCACACTCAACGAAAAGTCAAAGCAACGTGAGTTGACCTGGAAAAAACTCGAGTCAATCGCCTCACCACCTGAATGA